A window of Candidatus Micropelagos thuwalensis contains these coding sequences:
- a CDS encoding sugar transferase produces the protein MIRFFDILFSLSVIVILSPLLIFVSLLLKFTGEGEVFYLQERVGQNNIPFFVIKFATMKKNSPFTGAGTITVDNDPRVLPVGRFLRASKINELPQIINILKGDMSIIGPRPLTVDAYKYYSVEGVEVITSVRPGLSGIGSVIFRDEESILAQTSEPKIFHRKVIGPYKEELEVWYVNNKSLTKYFLLILLTALAVVFPKNKIVWKVFSSLPNPGGQISDYL, from the coding sequence ATGATTAGGTTTTTTGATATTCTGTTTTCATTATCCGTTATAGTAATTTTGTCGCCTCTTCTAATTTTTGTCAGCCTTCTATTAAAATTTACAGGTGAGGGAGAAGTTTTCTATTTACAAGAGCGAGTTGGTCAAAATAACATCCCATTTTTTGTTATTAAATTTGCTACAATGAAAAAAAATAGTCCCTTTACAGGTGCTGGAACTATAACAGTCGATAATGATCCACGAGTATTACCAGTCGGACGTTTTTTAAGAGCCTCAAAAATAAACGAATTACCCCAGATAATAAATATTCTCAAAGGGGATATGAGTATTATAGGACCAAGACCACTCACTGTTGACGCATATAAATATTATTCTGTTGAGGGTGTTGAAGTTATAACTAGTGTTCGACCTGGGTTAAGCGGTATTGGGTCTGTTATATTCAGAGATGAAGAGTCAATTCTTGCTCAGACTTCTGAACCCAAAATCTTTCATAGGAAAGTTATTGGACCGTATAAGGAAGAGCTTGAAGTTTGGTACGTGAATAACAAAAGTTTGACCAAATATTTTCTACTAATTCTATTAACGGCATTAGCAGTCGTTTTTCCTAAAAATAAAATTGTTTGGAAAGTTTTTTCTTCCTTGCCAAATCCAGGGGGGCAGATTTCTGATTATTTATAA
- a CDS encoding glycosyltransferase, translating into MKVFVHSGTQEIEFKRLLDLAICYARQNNHCEVTYQGYITNTAVSENFPKNFKAIPFMNKEFFEVSISTADILICHAGTGAIFNSIKLGHRPYVLPRLAKFKEHNDNHQLELFDLLKKENLILSLPEDFVLETTRDLECKILASKLFNGELTLVLMDKIEEVLNQRAAM; encoded by the coding sequence ATGAAAGTCTTTGTTCATTCTGGCACGCAAGAAATAGAATTCAAAAGATTGTTGGATCTTGCTATTTGTTATGCAAGGCAAAATAACCACTGCGAGGTAACTTATCAGGGATATATAACTAATACTGCTGTAAGTGAAAATTTTCCAAAAAATTTCAAAGCTATTCCATTTATGAACAAAGAATTTTTTGAGGTTTCAATATCAACAGCTGATATATTGATTTGTCATGCAGGTACTGGTGCCATTTTTAATTCTATAAAGTTGGGTCATCGCCCATATGTTCTGCCCAGACTAGCTAAGTTCAAAGAGCATAATGATAATCACCAATTAGAGCTATTTGATTTATTGAAAAAAGAAAATTTGATTTTAAGCTTACCAGAGGACTTTGTTTTAGAAACTACCAGAGACTTAGAATGTAAAATTTTAGCTAGTAAGCTTTTTAATGGCGAATTAACTTTAGTTTTAATGGATAAAATTGAAGAAGTATTAAATCAACGAGCTGCAATGTAA
- a CDS encoding lysophospholipase: protein MKKRILLCFSAGGHFTQMQQLISYLPSNSFRMISEDAPDVLEFKNKNNIETLILPKVISNRFLFLLKNITYLFQIIRTVKSCDLMISTGGITSVIPGLMCFICRKKILFVETIAKQNELTITGKLFYLIANKFYVQSRRLAEMYHKAEYVGTLYKL from the coding sequence ATGAAAAAGAGAATTCTTCTATGTTTTTCTGCTGGTGGTCATTTCACCCAGATGCAACAACTCATATCCTATTTACCATCAAATAGCTTCAGGATGATATCTGAAGATGCGCCTGACGTTCTTGAATTCAAAAATAAGAATAATATAGAAACCTTGATTTTGCCGAAAGTTATATCAAATAGATTCTTATTTTTATTAAAAAATATCACTTATCTTTTTCAAATAATACGAACAGTTAAATCGTGCGATCTAATGATATCGACGGGTGGAATTACTTCAGTAATACCTGGATTAATGTGCTTTATATGTCGAAAGAAAATTTTATTTGTTGAAACAATCGCCAAACAAAATGAACTAACAATTACTGGTAAGTTATTCTATTTAATAGCCAATAAATTTTACGTTCAGTCAAGGCGTTTGGCAGAAATGTACCATAAAGCAGAATATGTAGGGACGCTCTATAAATTATGA